A region of the Stutzerimonas stutzeri genome:
TCATGACCAAGGTCGGGCTGTATGCAATCGTCCGGGTATTTACGCTGGTATTTGGCAGTGAAGCGGGAGAGCTAAGCAACATGGTCGAGTTCTGGCTCTGGCCACTGGCTTTGCTGACCCTGGGCGCCGCTGTGCTGGGTGCGCTGGCTGCGCGTAACCTGCAGGTACTGCTGGCCTACCTGGTCGTGGTATCAGTGGGTACGCTGCTGGCTGGCATAGCGCTAGGCACCGAAGTAGGACTGGCCGCGGCGCTGTATTACCTAGTGCATAGCACGTTGGTTGCGGGGGGGCTTTTCCTGCTGGCAGATCTGATTGCTCGCCAGCGTGGCGATCTCGGTACCGACCTGATTTCCGCACCCGCGTTGCGGCAGCCGCTGCTGCTCGGAACGCTGTTCTTTGTTGGGGCAATTTCAGTTGCCGGCTTACCCCCGTTCTCCGGTTTTCTCGGCAAGGTAATGCTGTTGCGTGCCATCGAGCTGGGTCCTGAGGCGATAGCGCTGTGGGCTGTAGTATTAGTAGGTGGATTAGGCATGCTGATTGCGCTGAGTCGCGCTGGCAGCCTGGTGTTCTGGCGTTCCGCTTCGGAAGCGACAGGGCAGACAGCCGACCCGATTCGTGTCCTCGCGACGGTTGGCCTGCTGCTCGGGAGTGTCGTGCTGGTGGCTGCCGCCGGTCCTTTGCAGGCATTCATGCAGGCTACTGCTGCGCAGTTGCTGGATATCGCACCCTATCTGCAGATTATTCACGGAGGTGCGGCATGAGGGC
Encoded here:
- a CDS encoding monovalent cation/H+ antiporter subunit D, giving the protein MNHALILPLLVPLFVGALLLLGHRMGKPTKRILSLAATWALVPIAIWLLLLADDGQLRIYALGSWQPPFGIILMLDRLSALMLLVTAVLAGFAALYACRGDDERGPNFHALYQFQLLGINGAFLTGDLFNLFVFFEILLISSYALLLHGHGQRRVRSGMHYVVLNLLGSSLFLIGVSMLYGLLGTLNIADMAARVSAADPADAPLLAAAGYLLLVVFALKGAILPLYFWLPRAYASATAPVAALFAIMTKVGLYAIVRVFTLVFGSEAGELSNMVEFWLWPLALLTLGAAVLGALAARNLQVLLAYLVVVSVGTLLAGIALGTEVGLAAALYYLVHSTLVAGGLFLLADLIARQRGDLGTDLISAPALRQPLLLGTLFFVGAISVAGLPPFSGFLGKVMLLRAIELGPEAIALWAVVLVGGLGMLIALSRAGSLVFWRSASEATGQTADPIRVLATVGLLLGSVVLVAAAGPLQAFMQATAAQLLDIAPYLQIIHGGAA